CAAGTACAGCAAGTGGATATCGTTCCAACATTAGCAACATTGTTTAACGTTCCCATTCCGAAAAACAGTGTTGGTATTCTAATAAAAGATTTTATTCCCCTGCTAGATAAGCACTTAAGAGAGGCGAAAGTCGGAGAAAATTATCAACAGCTGTTTAccttgtcaaattcaatgGAAACCGTTAATGTAGGTTTAACTGTTGATGAAATGTACGAAAAGATGCgtgctgttcaagaaaacCTCACGCGCAATGCTACAGACTACAACTACCGGGCACTGGTACCGGGTTACGTCATATTAGTATGCGTGACGGCATATTGCCTAATATTAGCCGTGCAACGGATGCGCTTGTCTGGGGCCTTTGTCGCTCTTTTGGGTATATCATTTTTAACTGGTATCTCTATGTTTGGCAGTAGCTTTGTTGAGGAGGAACACCaactgtggtggtgggttATAACTGGCTCGATTTTATTCACATTGGCATTCCGCCAAAGCTCTTGGCATACTACCTCGTCATGTATTACTCTCTCGCTCGCAGTGAGGCTGATCCGTGGTTGGAATAACACTGGTCAAAAGACGACATATACCTACGTTATAGGTAATATTTTAGCAGCTCACCCCACAATCAAATGGAATCTAAATGTCCTAGCTTTTCTTGCGGTATGCCAATCAAACACAGAATCTCTAATGTCCTTCTGCGGTCATATCGTATTGATAGTCGTTGCCTTAGCATATAAGATAAACTGGGCATTGGTTAATAAGGAAAATGTCCCCGTTTATgcttttcagtttctgcaaatCATAGGAAGGCTTATAAAGGTGAACGTTGGCGAAGACATTGAGAATCTCGAGGAAGCCTTAATTCCGCTGGCAAGAGTGTTTTATCGGTTGGTTCTGTCTTTCACAGTTGTAAAAATTGTTCTCGCTAAAATAAGACTTCAGCCTCCCCATTCTCTTATTAAGGATATCTCCAAAAACTTTGTGGTCCTACTAATGTTCCTATCATCAACGTCGAATATACCTCAGTTTCTGATCTTTGAAATTATGAAAGTATGCATTACTCAGATAATTAAAGATGAGTACGGTTCTGACATCTCAATAACAGCAATAGTGTCACTGATACTTCAAAACTTCACCTTTTTCCAATTTGGCCGGACTAATTCTATCGCCACCATTGACCTTTCCAACGCATATCATGGAATCTCTGAAAACTACAATATATATGCTGTTGGCTGGTTGATGGTCATATCGAATTTTGCACCAGCACTCTATTGGGCAATTTATCCTTGGAATATTACGTACGTGACCCCAACAGGCATCTGTAAAGCTAGATGGTTACGGTTTGCAAAGGGCAAGCTGCCCATTACCTTGTTTAATGGGCTTGTGGGTTGCTGTCTTCTGGCTGCATGTGTGGCTTTAAGGTACCATTTGTTCATATGGAGCGTGTTCAGCCCAAAATTGTGCTATTACGTTTTCTGGAATTTATTCATGGCGTCAATTATTGGATGGGCACTAGAAgcggtgctgctgctcctTGTATAGTAAGTGTTTTTGTATATAGAAGATAGAGCTGAAGATTTTTTGGGGAGGTCCTGCATTTTGATTGAAGGATGCTGTATACAATTAAGATAGTTACGGCATTCCTTCTCTGATTTAACGGAGTCATGTATTTGGCAAATCTTGCGACCTGAATTATGCGACATCACAGCTGTCCTTCGATAGAACATTCGTTGTAGTGTTACCCGaaatacttcaaaaaatttcCTCGAAAAAAGGATAACGAAATGAAGAGCTTTTCCACAGCGTCCAAATATTGAAGTTCGCAGAGGAAGTTCTTCAATCAGTCAAAGCATTGTATCGCAGACTCTCTGATTAATGATCATATAGATACGCGTTCTGTGAAGCTATTGCAAATATATTATGAACTTTTCTGCCTGTGTCACTTCGAGCGTAGGAGACGGTTCTGTTTCACAACTCATGGGGCAAAGGCCTATCCTGCAACCAACGGCCGGATTACCATCTGATCTCTCTTCCAGGTATGTGTTTACAACTGATAAGGGTACAAAGTATGTTTATCTGGACAAGACCAATGGCTTGTTAAGGTGGGGTAGTGTATCAGAAGACGAATATAACTCGATGCCTCTGAAAATATCCAACTTTGCCGACAAGAGCGTTAACGTTATTCTGAGCGACTCTGGAGAGTTTTTGTGCGTTTATAGTAAAGACTGTGTGACTGTAATTGAGGTTCCTTGGAGATATCGTAATCCTGAAGAAATGTCGTACGTTTTTCAAACATCTTTCAAGGAAATAAGAAAAGACTCGTTTATCAAAAAGGTCTTGTTCCATCCAAGAGCTATCAAGAAGACTTGTATGGTAATCCTATTTGAGGACGACACCATTTATCTTTTCGACGTGGAGGATAACAATAAAATTGCTTTGAACGTGCCAAGTGGGAACATAGGGATTGAGGACAGGATAACTTCTATTGCAGACATTGAGTTTAGCCAGGATGGCCTGACCTTGTATGTTTTGAGTGCAGAGGACTGTGGTGATGTATACGCAATTTACCCGTGTCTTCCTCCTATCTTAGCTATGAGCCAAAAGGAGTTGAAGAGTCTTATGAATAGATCAGTTCTACTATACGATTCACTAACTGAAACTACACCATCAGCTGTCAAAAAGGGAGTCATCAAACAGGTTGAGTTCATTTCccaacttcaaaacatttcGCATGGGAAGGAGGAGATTTCCAatgttttggaaattgACACCATATATCGATTAGCTAAACCACAAGGCCCATTCACAATTGCCCCGTTTCCAGAAAAACTCTACTCTGCTACTGCCACAGAAATATGTCCGCTAAAtattggtggtggtaacgAAATTCTATGCATTGCTTACGATAATGGCACAGCcttgtttttgtttaaaGATTTAGAGCTTTCAATGGCATGGGATGTCGGTGGTATCTACTATAATAACTCTTTGGTACTGATGGAGGAATTTGATTTACAAACTGAAAGCGCCGTAAGTATACTGAAGTCTTTCAAGATGGATGGTTTGATTTTATTCAAGGTCTCAGACTCTGTTCAGCATATCGATGTCTCAAAGTCCTTTATTCAAGACGGAGACTTGTTGGTTCAACAGTCTAGTATGATAAGATGTGTGGATACTAAAGCCTGGTCTTCGGTAGTTTCTGACTGTATCGACAGGCACGATATAAACGCACTGATCACTGTATCTTTTAAAAGCAAAGGTCACACTTGGGCTATCGCAGGGAGTGACATAACTTCA
This sequence is a window from Huiozyma naganishii CBS 8797 chromosome 3, complete genome. Protein-coding genes within it:
- the NUP82 gene encoding linker nucleoporin NUP82 (similar to Saccharomyces cerevisiae NUP82 (YJL061W); ancestral locus Anc_1.319), which encodes MNFSACVTSSVGDGSVSQLMGQRPILQPTAGLPSDLSSRYVFTTDKGTKYVYLDKTNGLLRWGSVSEDEYNSMPLKISNFADKSVNVILSDSGEFLCVYSKDCVTVIEVPWRYRNPEEMSYVFQTSFKEIRKDSFIKKVLFHPRAIKKTCMVILFEDDTIYLFDVEDNNKIALNVPSGNIGIEDRITSIADIEFSQDGLTLYVLSAEDCGDVYAIYPCLPPILAMSQKELKSLMNRSVLLYDSLTETTPSAVKKGVIKQVEFISQLQNISHGKEEISNVLEIDTIYRLAKPQGPFTIAPFPEKLYSATATEICPLNIGGGNEILCIAYDNGTALFLFKDLELSMAWDVGGIYYNNSLVLMEEFDLQTESAVSILKSFKMDGLILFKVSDSVQHIDVSKSFIQDGDLLVQQSSMIRCVDTKAWSSVVSDCIDRHDINALITVSFKSKGHTWAIAGSDITSCGAWNHGGTEGVTWITNKSVTCKELKKQVSWKPEQSTSSEKKKQAFPKPEFSVPISELNALNINYQDTCRIGFHDIISPLDRQKPLLNPSNEKQLQVMTSLSNYLLATVGKGQGLGMTLYNRLLEQQLELTKQLQCSNKILMKQPAIAKKLEEQKSVWNEKLAKQNKLKERFSSLQQKLAAIDKTKKSTDLVITDEESVWFKEVKKEALTFNDLVYKQESVQDDLRFLKRELSTFVSDSQRLPGTANTEWHSLQEMLKHDSLLLRADKKDKKDASSQVSRRASSKLFT
- the LAS21 gene encoding mannose-ethanolamine phosphotransferase LAS21 (similar to Saccharomyces cerevisiae LAS21 (YJL062W); ancestral locus Anc_1.317); this translates as MLGRLGAALILQLIAIFIFCLGFFPQKKVLKGQAEFNPENLDRLGSNREEPVFNKFILVVVDALRSDFIFDSHNSHFDFVHSKLNSGEAWGFTAFSSPPTVTLPRLKGITTGSTPNFLDALLNVAEDDQTSTIKEQDSWINQFLTNGNQSIRFFGDDTWLKLFAPANETFQEWEGTNSFFVSDFTQVDLNVTRHIPTQLQEKDQWDTLILHYLGLDHIGHKGGAYSHFMPEKHKEMDNVLKDLYENVDPDTLIVVMGDHGMNDVGNHGGSSPGETHAGLVFLSEKLSRFPKPHSQYETIPLNTPVTADGDKTFEYLTQVQQVDIVPTLATLFNVPIPKNSVGILIKDFIPLLDKHLREAKVGENYQQLFTLSNSMETVNVGLTVDEMYEKMRAVQENLTRNATDYNYRALVPGYVILVCVTAYCLILAVQRMRLSGAFVALLGISFLTGISMFGSSFVEEEHQLWWWVITGSILFTLAFRQSSWHTTSSCITLSLAVRLIRGWNNTGQKTTYTYVIGNILAAHPTIKWNLNVLAFLAVCQSNTESLMSFCGHIVLIVVALAYKINWALVNKENVPVYAFQFLQIIGRLIKVNVGEDIENLEEALIPLARVFYRLVLSFTVVKIVLAKIRLQPPHSLIKDISKNFVVLLMFLSSTSNIPQFLIFEIMKVCITQIIKDEYGSDISITAIVSLILQNFTFFQFGRTNSIATIDLSNAYHGISENYNIYAVGWLMVISNFAPALYWAIYPWNITYVTPTGICKARWLRFAKGKLPITLFNGLVGCCLLAACVALRYHLFIWSVFSPKLCYYVFWNLFMASIIGWALEAVLLLLV